The Sediminicola sp. YIK13 genomic sequence AGAAAACCCCCTTTCTTCCACCTCCATATTGGGAAACCTCTCCTTTAATTCCTTGAGCAGCTGGAAGGCCCAAATATCGACCACAGGCCTTTCCAAAAAATCATTTTGATAGGCCAAACTTTCTGTGGGAGGAAACCTTCCATGCATGTCTTTTACATGGGGCAAATATTCTTCGTACCTGGATATCAGATAAAAACTAGCAGCGAAAATATCAAAAGGAATATTACTGCGGTCCCCGGTAACGAAAAAACAGGGCACACCATCCCATTCCCCTATTTTAAATTGTAGGTCATTTATCCCCTGTTCGAAAAGAAGATCATTGCTTCGAACAAAAAACTCATTTTGCAAAGGTTGTTTGGTATAGGTTATTTTTGGACCGGTATGTTTGATAAAATCTTCTACCTTGGTAGTAAACACAACTTCAATCCCTAGAATACGAGTAAAAATATGCTTCATGATGTAGGTGAAGCGGGAAGTAATTTTATGGGTATAAATCAACAACATAGTTTCCTATAATTCCAAGTATAATAATTTCCGAACATTATTTATAGCATGGCGTTATCCGCAAAGCTAAAATAATCTTGCTGGGTAATGATCACATGATCCAAAACTTTTATATCCAAAGCCTCCGCAGCTAATTTTAGTTTACTGGTCACCTGCTTATCAGCTTCACTTGGTCTTAACGTGCCCGATGGATGATTATGTGCCAATATCAGACCCACTGCACCCAGTTCCAGTGCCTGTTTCAGCACTAAGCGCACATCCACCAAAGTACCAGTGATCCCTCCTTTGCTCAAAAGAGCGGAGAGCATCACTTTATTTGCATTGTTCAGGTATACAATCCAAAACTCCTCATGGGGAAGTTCCCCCATCATTGGTTGCAACAGTTCGAACACGCTATTACTACTTGTTATCTTAGTAATCTTCTGTGCTGCTTCCCCTCTTCTTCTCCTACCTATTTCAAGGGCTGCTGCTATGGTTACAGCTTTGGCTTCCCCAATCCCCTTAAACTGCATTAACTGTTTTATGGAAAGTTTTCCCAGTTCGTTCAGGTTATTGTTGGCCGATGCCAATATCCTTTTTGCAAGTTCTACAGCACTTTCATTTCTTCCACCTGTTCCTATCAAAATTGCAATCAGTTCAGCATCTGAAAGAACGGATTTACCCTTATGCACCAATTTTTCTCTAGGTTTGTCATCATTGGACCAATGCTTAATAGAGAAATAAGTCGATTTTTCTTGCATCTGTTAAAGATAGCAAACAAAATAGTCCAAAATGATATCCTAGAAAAAAATCTATTCCCAGCCTATAACCAGCGTCGCTCTCAATTGTCCATAAGGCCTTTTACCTCATCGAAATCCAATCCCCCATAATTCCCGGAACTCATAAGTAGGAGTACGGAATCATCAAAATTTTGTCGGAACAGGAATTCTTTGAAAGAAAGTGCATCGGTATAAATTTTAAGATCGGTTCTTTCAAATGCCGCTGCTATTTGGTCCTTGGTCACTTCCTCCAGTTGTTTGATCTTAACAGATTCAGGAGAATAAAAAACCACGGCCTCGTCAGCAAACTCCAGTGCCCCTTTATATTCCTTTAAAAATTCCGCATTCAAACTGCTATATGTATGCAGTTCCAGACAAGCCAAGAGCTTTTTGTCTTTATACTGCTCCTTGACAGCCCTTGTTGTTGCCGCTACCTTACTTGGCGAATGGGCAAAATCCTTGTACGCTATGCTACTTCTTCCTTCCCCTATTTTTTCCAACCGTTTGGAGGCGCCTTTAAAGGTGGCTATTGCCTCATAAAAGTCGGCCTCATCAATCCCCATATTTTGACATATCCACTTGGCTCCTGCCAAATTGCTAAGGTTGTGCTTTCCAAATACCCCTATAGGCATTGGCCCCTCTTCGGTCTCCAATAGGGTCTCACCATTTTCCACAGTATAAGCAGGTGTTTCATAGGGCAATTTCCGAATGGAGTTCTCAGAAGCTTCCACTACTCTCTTTACCTCGGAATCTTCTATGTTATAGGTGATGCTTCCTCCTTTGACGATACTGTCCACGAATATCTGAAACTGCTCCACGTAGTTCTCATAGGTAGGGAATACATTGATATGGTCCCATGCAATTCCACTTAGTAAAGCAATATTGGGCTTGTACAAATGGAACTTGGGTCTTCTATCTATGGGAGAAGACAAATACTCATCCCCTTCCAAAACTATAAAATCATTTTCTTCTGTTAAATGCACCATTCGGTCAAAGCCCTCCAATTGAGCGCCCACCATATAATCAACTTGCCTATCGTGATAATCCAAAACGTGTAGAATCATGGAGGTAATGGTTGTTTTGCCATGGCTGCCACCTATGACTACCCTAGTTTTATGCTTGGATTGCTCATATAAAAATTCAGGATAGGAATAGATCTTCAAACCCATATCTTGGGCCTTTAGCAATTCGGGATTATTTGGTTTGGCGTGCATTCCCAAAATAACGGCATCCAATCCTTGGTGGATATTCTCAGGATACCAACCAAAAGCTTTGGGCAAGAGACCTTTGGCTTCCAACCTCCCTTTGGAAGGTTCAAATATTACGTCATCGCTCCCGGTAATGACATAGCCTTTATGGTGTAGGGCCAGCGCCAGATTGTGCATGGCACTTCCGCCAATTGCTATAAAATGAATGTGCATTTAATCAATTTTAAAAAGGTAAAGATAAGGATTGCACAAGCCTAATAAAATATAAATCATCCGTTTTTGAACTACACCCAACACCTTTTTTAAGGGACCCCGAATATTGAATATTGCTTATATTCGAAGAAAGAACAAGAACATATGCATATTAAATTAAAAGATGTAGCTCCAAAAGAAATAATGCCGGGATATCACGGAAAACTGGTTCATACACAAAACATGAGCATAGCCTTTTGGGAGGTTGAAAAAGGGGCAGAGGTTCCTGAACACTCCCATATGAATGAACAGGTAATGCAGGTATTGGAAGGTAGCTTTGAATTTACTTTAGACGGCAAGACCCAGGTTTATGGGCCAGGGGATCTAGTGATCATTGCCCCTCATATACCCCATAGTGGCAAGGCCCTTACCGAATGTAAGTTGATCGATACTTTTAGCCCAACAAGAGAAGAATACAAATAACCATGAAGATATCTTTAATTGGAAAGAAGGCTTTGGTTGGCGGCAGCAGCCAAGGCATAGGTAAGGCCATAGGCCAGCAACTTGCTGCTAGTGGTGCGAGTGTTACGCTAATGGCGCGAAGTGGGGATAAATTGAAAGATATCATTTCCCATTTGCCAACGGACCACGGGCAATACCATCAATACCTGGAGGTTGACTTTACCGACTTCAATTCCTACAAGGAAACTATTGAGAAATATTTTAAGAATAATACCGTGGATATCCTTGTAAACAATACGCAAGGTCCCGCCTCGGGAGGGGCCATGGAAAAAAAAGTTGAAGATTACCAAACTGCTTTTGATTTGTTGTTCAAAACAGTGGTCTATACCTCGGAACTTGCTTTAAAGGGAATGATAGACAATAAATATGGACGGATCATCAATATCTCCTCCGTTTCTGTAAAAGAGCCTTTATCCTACCTGGTTCTGAGCAATTCTATAAGGGCTGCAGTGACCACGTGGGCCAAAACACTGGCTGCTGATGTTGGCCAATATGGTATCACTGTCAATAGTACCCTTACAGGTTATTTTGATACTAAAAGACTAAAAAATCTTAATAGTGCCAAAGCGAAGTCGTTTGGAATTCCCTTGGAAGAGGTGAACCAACAAATGCTCAAAAATGTTCCCATAGGCAGATTTGGGGATCCGAAGGAGTATGGATATCTGGTAGCCTTTTTAGCTTCTGAACAAGGATCGTTTATAACAGGAACCAATATCCCCATTGATGGAGGAATGTTAAAATCACTCTAGATTATTCATGGGTACCGCCAAATCAAACTAAAAGTCCCATAGGTATTGGGGCTTTTCTTTTTTAAGCTCTCATTTTGGTACTCTATTTGCAAATAACATTGTAGTACTACGTGCGGATACCTATTTTTTGATGGCCATTCCTTAATGTGCCTGACATACTTGAAAATCCATTTTTGTTCCTAAATTTATGTATATGAAACACTTAGCTTTTTTCCTTCCTTTTCTCCTATGTATCCAAATGGGCCATGGGCAAATTAATGGGAACACTTCGTATGACTCCCTATGGAAGGAAGTATCCCAACTGGAA encodes the following:
- the radC gene encoding RadC family protein, translated to MQEKSTYFSIKHWSNDDKPREKLVHKGKSVLSDAELIAILIGTGGRNESAVELAKRILASANNNLNELGKLSIKQLMQFKGIGEAKAVTIAAALEIGRRRRGEAAQKITKITSSNSVFELLQPMMGELPHEEFWIVYLNNANKVMLSALLSKGGITGTLVDVRLVLKQALELGAVGLILAHNHPSGTLRPSEADKQVTSKLKLAAEALDIKVLDHVIITQQDYFSFADNAML
- a CDS encoding UDP-N-acetylmuramate--L-alanine ligase; translated protein: MHIHFIAIGGSAMHNLALALHHKGYVITGSDDVIFEPSKGRLEAKGLLPKAFGWYPENIHQGLDAVILGMHAKPNNPELLKAQDMGLKIYSYPEFLYEQSKHKTRVVIGGSHGKTTITSMILHVLDYHDRQVDYMVGAQLEGFDRMVHLTEENDFIVLEGDEYLSSPIDRRPKFHLYKPNIALLSGIAWDHINVFPTYENYVEQFQIFVDSIVKGGSITYNIEDSEVKRVVEASENSIRKLPYETPAYTVENGETLLETEEGPMPIGVFGKHNLSNLAGAKWICQNMGIDEADFYEAIATFKGASKRLEKIGEGRSSIAYKDFAHSPSKVAATTRAVKEQYKDKKLLACLELHTYSSLNAEFLKEYKGALEFADEAVVFYSPESVKIKQLEEVTKDQIAAAFERTDLKIYTDALSFKEFLFRQNFDDSVLLLMSSGNYGGLDFDEVKGLMDN
- a CDS encoding cupin domain-containing protein, coding for MHIKLKDVAPKEIMPGYHGKLVHTQNMSIAFWEVEKGAEVPEHSHMNEQVMQVLEGSFEFTLDGKTQVYGPGDLVIIAPHIPHSGKALTECKLIDTFSPTREEYK
- a CDS encoding SDR family oxidoreductase, giving the protein MKISLIGKKALVGGSSQGIGKAIGQQLAASGASVTLMARSGDKLKDIISHLPTDHGQYHQYLEVDFTDFNSYKETIEKYFKNNTVDILVNNTQGPASGGAMEKKVEDYQTAFDLLFKTVVYTSELALKGMIDNKYGRIINISSVSVKEPLSYLVLSNSIRAAVTTWAKTLAADVGQYGITVNSTLTGYFDTKRLKNLNSAKAKSFGIPLEEVNQQMLKNVPIGRFGDPKEYGYLVAFLASEQGSFITGTNIPIDGGMLKSL